A single Epinephelus lanceolatus isolate andai-2023 chromosome 22, ASM4190304v1, whole genome shotgun sequence DNA region contains:
- the LOC117245691 gene encoding ubiquitin carboxyl-terminal hydrolase 50-like isoform X3, with protein MNHDIVQMFREKLDSLTISDYYGLDSPGLTCYLNSVLQVLFMTQDFREAVKRCCSEDSTSMDTVLEKLFADLQQNLAKTNHVIKKLGISNIYEQRDAAEYFEKILCLTSPEAAKIFKGELNHKIRCHGCNEKNDSKSFFWILPLAVEDLPRQTYSVEKGLKAFFKGEKVCGEDKMFCNHCNEKQDADFGCEITHSPETLTLLLKRFSYDYKRRCFVKLHCNVDVPQTLHVKNCKYKLYAVVNHFGNLSGGHYTAHIKSFETDVWYDFNDDIVNRVKQPLFGAGDKSLKSHTAYLLMYRNGLGEDLQLIFKDKDLDGDSTLLSEYGIQHVSHSNRPKGQSCSQDV; from the exons ATGAATCATGACATTGTTCAAATGTTCAGAGAGAAACTAGACAGCCTCACCATCTCAG ATTATTATGGCCTGGACAGTCCAGGTCTGACATGCTATTTGAACAGCGTGCTTCAGGTGCTTTTCATGACCCAAGACTTCCGGGAGGCTGTGAAACG ATGCTGCAGTGAAGACTCAACAAGCATGGACACTGTGCTCGAAAAACTGTTTGCTGATTTACAGCAAAATCTGGCTAAAACAAATCACGTGATAAAGAAACTGGGGATCTCGAACA TATATGAACAACGTGATGCTGCTGAGTATTTTGAGAAGATCCTGTGTCTGACCAGTCCAGAGGCAGCCAAG ATATTTAAGGGGGAACTCAATCACAAGATCAGATGCCACGGGTGCAACGAGAAAAACGATTCCAAGAGCTTTTTTTGGATTCTGCCACTGGCGGTGGAGGATTTGCCTCGTCAAACTTACAGCGTG GAGAAAGGGTTGAAGGCATTCTTCAAGGGAGAAAAAGTCTGCGGGGAAGACAAGATGTTCTGCAACCACTGCAATGAAAAGCAAGATGCTGACTTT GGATGTGAGATAACGCATAGTCCGGAGACTTTGACCCTTCTGTTGAAGAGATTCAGCTACGACTACAAGCGCAGGTGTTTCGTCAAGCTTCACTGCAACGTGGATGTCCCCCAAACTTTACATGTGAAG aaTTGCAAATACAAGCTCTACGCTGTAGTTAACCACTTTGGTAATCTATCAGGAGGTCATTATACTGCACATATAAAATCTTTTGAAACTGACGTGTGGTATGACTTCAATGACGACATTGTTAACAGG GTTAAACAACCACTGTTTGGAGCTGGAGACAAGTCTTTGAAGTCTCATACAGCATACCTCCTCATGTACAGGAACG gcCTCGGTGAGGACCTGCAGCTGATCTTCAAAGACAAGGATCTGGACGGAGACTCCACCCTGCTGTCCGAATATGGAATCCAACACGTCAGTCATTCAAACAGGCCAAAGGGTCAAAGTTGTTCTCAAGACGTTTGA
- the LOC117245691 gene encoding uncharacterized protein LOC117245691 isoform X1 — protein sequence MNHDIVQMFREKLDSLTISDYYGLDSPGLTCYLNSVLQVLFMTQDFREAVKRCCSEDSTSMDTVLEKLFADLQQNLAKTNHVIKKLGISNIYEQRDAAEYFEKILCLTSPEAAKIFKGELNHKIRCHGCNEKNDSKSFFWILPLAVEDLPRQTYSVEKGLKAFFKGEKVCGEDKMFCNHCNEKQDADFGCEITHSPETLTLLLKRFSYDYKRRCFVKLHCNVDVPQTLHVKNCKYKLYAVVNHFGNLSGGHYTAHIKSFETDVWYDFNDDIVNRVKQPLFGAGDKSLKSHTAYLLMYRNVSRHPETTYESNQEAPCAHSDVKAELRHGKAERGEPAVPHQLKDESCIIGKNLMPLNGDVIYDWREQTNLSGELDKQSNQEAACGRQRKEMLKTDTGADQDNMQMQTSKCAKLQKDGGLKPHEPIRQQRSTNSEEHMRHLHTKRTPTAAFKTHPLDYMFEQNHTSPNDRLKSNETVSVVTKTGTNETFKPAETETVKHKREAGVGANVCDSDVKSLYVSSNGRSSSSAQYSTGHFQGQCRKNEPTWCSCSPNLCRKSNGSKRDKEKMQHAVTAESCYKPETKQTVKKGEIPASPRESLRKRKTAVESRDKAKQEPWR from the exons ATGAATCATGACATTGTTCAAATGTTCAGAGAGAAACTAGACAGCCTCACCATCTCAG ATTATTATGGCCTGGACAGTCCAGGTCTGACATGCTATTTGAACAGCGTGCTTCAGGTGCTTTTCATGACCCAAGACTTCCGGGAGGCTGTGAAACG ATGCTGCAGTGAAGACTCAACAAGCATGGACACTGTGCTCGAAAAACTGTTTGCTGATTTACAGCAAAATCTGGCTAAAACAAATCACGTGATAAAGAAACTGGGGATCTCGAACA TATATGAACAACGTGATGCTGCTGAGTATTTTGAGAAGATCCTGTGTCTGACCAGTCCAGAGGCAGCCAAG ATATTTAAGGGGGAACTCAATCACAAGATCAGATGCCACGGGTGCAACGAGAAAAACGATTCCAAGAGCTTTTTTTGGATTCTGCCACTGGCGGTGGAGGATTTGCCTCGTCAAACTTACAGCGTG GAGAAAGGGTTGAAGGCATTCTTCAAGGGAGAAAAAGTCTGCGGGGAAGACAAGATGTTCTGCAACCACTGCAATGAAAAGCAAGATGCTGACTTT GGATGTGAGATAACGCATAGTCCGGAGACTTTGACCCTTCTGTTGAAGAGATTCAGCTACGACTACAAGCGCAGGTGTTTCGTCAAGCTTCACTGCAACGTGGATGTCCCCCAAACTTTACATGTGAAG aaTTGCAAATACAAGCTCTACGCTGTAGTTAACCACTTTGGTAATCTATCAGGAGGTCATTATACTGCACATATAAAATCTTTTGAAACTGACGTGTGGTATGACTTCAATGACGACATTGTTAACAGG GTTAAACAACCACTGTTTGGAGCTGGAGACAAGTCTTTGAAGTCTCATACAGCATACCTCCTCATGTACAGGAACG TGAGCAGACATCCTGAAACAACTTATGAAAGCAACCAGGAGGCTCCCTGTGCACATTCAGACGTCAAGGCCGAATTAAGACATGGCAAGGCCGAAAGAGGAGAGCCTGCTGTTCCTCATCAACTGAAGGATGAAAGCTGCATCATAGGGAAAAACCTAATGCCCTTGAATGGTGACGTGATCTACGATTGGAGGGAACAGACAAACCTGTCTGGGGAACTGGACAAACAGTCAAACCAGGAAGCGGCATGTGGAAGGCAGCGCAAGGAGATGCTTAAAACAGACACTGGAGCAGATCAAGATAATATGCAAATGCAAACATCAAAATGTGCAAAGCTACAAAAAGATGGAGGACTGAAACCTCATGAGCCAATCAGACAGCAGCGCAGTACAAACTCAGAGGAGCACATGAGGCATCTTCATACCAAAAGGACCCCTACAGCAGCTTTTAAAACACACCCGTTAGACTACATGTTCGAGCAAAACCACACATCCCCAAATGACAGACTGAAATCAAATGAGACTGTCAGTGTTGTTACAAAGACTGGAACCAATGAAACCTTCAAACCTGCAGAAACTGAAACTGTGAAACACAAAAGAGAGGCTGGTGTCGgtgcaaatgtgtgtgattCTGATGTAAAGTCACTGTATGTTTCCTCCAATGGCCGCTCTTCTTCTTCAGCTCAGTACTCAACAGGACACTTTCAAGGTCAGTGTAGGAAGAATGAGCCAACATGGTGTAGCTGTTCACCAAACCTGTGCCGAAAGTCAAACGGTTCAAAGAGAGATAAGGAGAAAATGCAGCATGCTGTGACTGCGGAGAGCTGCTACAAACCTGAGACCAAACAAACTGTGAAAAAGGGAGAGATACCTGCAAGTCCAAGAGAGAGTCtcagaaagagaaaaacagctGTAGAGAGTAGGGACAAAGCCAAACAAGAGCCATGGCGGTGA
- the LOC117245691 gene encoding uncharacterized protein LOC117245691 isoform X2 has product MDTVSNNTQIFKGELNHKIRCHGCNEKNDSKSFFWILPLAVEDLPRQTYSVEKGLKAFFKGEKVCGEDKMFCNHCNEKQDADFGCEITHSPETLTLLLKRFSYDYKRRCFVKLHCNVDVPQTLHVKNCKYKLYAVVNHFGNLSGGHYTAHIKSFETDVWYDFNDDIVNRVKQPLFGAGDKSLKSHTAYLLMYRNVSRHPETTYESNQEAPCAHSDVKAELRHGKAERGEPAVPHQLKDESCIIGKNLMPLNGDVIYDWREQTNLSGELDKQSNQEAACGRQRKEMLKTDTGADQDNMQMQTSKCAKLQKDGGLKPHEPIRQQRSTNSEEHMRHLHTKRTPTAAFKTHPLDYMFEQNHTSPNDRLKSNETVSVVTKTGTNETFKPAETETVKHKREAGVGANVCDSDVKSLYVSSNGRSSSSAQYSTGHFQGQCRKNEPTWCSCSPNLCRKSNGSKRDKEKMQHAVTAESCYKPETKQTVKKGEIPASPRESLRKRKTAVESRDKAKQEPWR; this is encoded by the exons atggacacggtcagcaacaatactcag ATATTTAAGGGGGAACTCAATCACAAGATCAGATGCCACGGGTGCAACGAGAAAAACGATTCCAAGAGCTTTTTTTGGATTCTGCCACTGGCGGTGGAGGATTTGCCTCGTCAAACTTACAGCGTG GAGAAAGGGTTGAAGGCATTCTTCAAGGGAGAAAAAGTCTGCGGGGAAGACAAGATGTTCTGCAACCACTGCAATGAAAAGCAAGATGCTGACTTT GGATGTGAGATAACGCATAGTCCGGAGACTTTGACCCTTCTGTTGAAGAGATTCAGCTACGACTACAAGCGCAGGTGTTTCGTCAAGCTTCACTGCAACGTGGATGTCCCCCAAACTTTACATGTGAAG aaTTGCAAATACAAGCTCTACGCTGTAGTTAACCACTTTGGTAATCTATCAGGAGGTCATTATACTGCACATATAAAATCTTTTGAAACTGACGTGTGGTATGACTTCAATGACGACATTGTTAACAGG GTTAAACAACCACTGTTTGGAGCTGGAGACAAGTCTTTGAAGTCTCATACAGCATACCTCCTCATGTACAGGAACG TGAGCAGACATCCTGAAACAACTTATGAAAGCAACCAGGAGGCTCCCTGTGCACATTCAGACGTCAAGGCCGAATTAAGACATGGCAAGGCCGAAAGAGGAGAGCCTGCTGTTCCTCATCAACTGAAGGATGAAAGCTGCATCATAGGGAAAAACCTAATGCCCTTGAATGGTGACGTGATCTACGATTGGAGGGAACAGACAAACCTGTCTGGGGAACTGGACAAACAGTCAAACCAGGAAGCGGCATGTGGAAGGCAGCGCAAGGAGATGCTTAAAACAGACACTGGAGCAGATCAAGATAATATGCAAATGCAAACATCAAAATGTGCAAAGCTACAAAAAGATGGAGGACTGAAACCTCATGAGCCAATCAGACAGCAGCGCAGTACAAACTCAGAGGAGCACATGAGGCATCTTCATACCAAAAGGACCCCTACAGCAGCTTTTAAAACACACCCGTTAGACTACATGTTCGAGCAAAACCACACATCCCCAAATGACAGACTGAAATCAAATGAGACTGTCAGTGTTGTTACAAAGACTGGAACCAATGAAACCTTCAAACCTGCAGAAACTGAAACTGTGAAACACAAAAGAGAGGCTGGTGTCGgtgcaaatgtgtgtgattCTGATGTAAAGTCACTGTATGTTTCCTCCAATGGCCGCTCTTCTTCTTCAGCTCAGTACTCAACAGGACACTTTCAAGGTCAGTGTAGGAAGAATGAGCCAACATGGTGTAGCTGTTCACCAAACCTGTGCCGAAAGTCAAACGGTTCAAAGAGAGATAAGGAGAAAATGCAGCATGCTGTGACTGCGGAGAGCTGCTACAAACCTGAGACCAAACAAACTGTGAAAAAGGGAGAGATACCTGCAAGTCCAAGAGAGAGTCtcagaaagagaaaaacagctGTAGAGAGTAGGGACAAAGCCAAACAAGAGCCATGGCGGTGA